One Hydrogenispora ethanolica DNA segment encodes these proteins:
- a CDS encoding site-specific integrase has product MEIVQPIKDMSKIEELKSILRGNSMRDYLLFVLGINTGFRISDILNLTVQDVRNKTHICIREQKTNKEKRALINPRLKAEIDNYINDADENAYLFISQKGENKPISRVQAYRILNDAAASLGLSEIGTHTLRKTFGYWHYQKHNDVALLQKLFNHSAPSVTLRYIGIDQDMMDESMKDFFL; this is encoded by the coding sequence ATGGAAATTGTACAACCTATTAAAGACATGAGCAAAATTGAAGAATTAAAAAGTATCTTACGCGGAAATTCAATGCGTGATTATTTACTTTTTGTGCTTGGAATTAATACTGGCTTTCGAATCAGCGATATTCTTAATCTTACTGTCCAAGATGTCAGAAACAAAACCCATATTTGCATTCGAGAGCAAAAAACTAATAAAGAAAAACGTGCTTTAATAAATCCAAGATTAAAAGCTGAAATTGACAATTATATAAATGATGCGGATGAAAATGCATATCTTTTTATAAGTCAAAAGGGTGAAAATAAACCTATTTCAAGAGTTCAAGCATACCGGATTCTCAATGATGCAGCAGCATCTTTAGGATTAAGTGAAATAGGTACACACACACTTCGAAAAACCTTTGGTTATTGGCATTACCAAAAGCATAATGACGTTGCCTTACTGCAAAAATTGTTTAACCATTCTGCTCCATCGGTAACACTTCGATATATTGGTATTGATCAAGACATGATGGATGAATCTATGAAGGATTTCTTCCTATAA